AAGATGAATGGCAGGTAGCTGGGGGAGTTGAATCCGAATTATGACCGTCTTTACTAAAGCGCTGGGTATGTTCGGAAGGATGTAGTGACAGCTCGTATCGTGGTGTTTGTCGCCAGCTTTGTGTACAAGTGCAAGGCAGTTACAAATGCAAGCAGGTGAAGGACGACAGACAAGTGGATTAGGTACGTACTTGGTGGAGCTTGGCATTGAGCTCCAGGGTCCACACCTCAGCTCCCACTCCAGCCTTACTTCTTGGGTTCACCTGCACACTAGGAGGTGGTCGCCAAAAGATAATATTTTGGCCTGGCACAATATATCAGGAGTCATGGGAAGGAACGAGAAGCTTCGCAGTAATGGTATTTGATTTTGCGGGAGATTTGCCCGCGATCATGACTCCCTAGTAGAGGGACCGCTGCCCCTAGAGCTTCGCCTTTGCCTCATAAGGCCTCCGCTATCTAAGCGGACTTCTGCTCTAGGGCTGACTATCGCCCTCTTTTCATGCCATGTAACACTCGGTCGTCAAGGATATTGGGATATGTTTTGCCTCCTAAACGCCCGAACAGCTATCCATCTGTCCCTTCACACGCCAAACtgaaaaaaaagagggggaaaagtGCATACATGAGCTACATATCCGCCTTCGAGGGATTTATGTACGCGATGAGTTGACTGACCTCAACGATCCCTCCTTATCTCATAAATAAGATTGAGAGAACAAGGAAGACCTCTCCTTAGTACGGCAATCCACTACCGTAGCCGTTGGTATATGATCCTGGCCCTTGTAATTGTTGGCGCTTCGGGGGCGGCGCAAcgggttcgtcgtcgtcagaTAGGGTCAGGTCTATTGTCACCCTGTCCGAATGAAGACGCTTGCCGCTGGTCGTGCCCACACCCCTCGGCATTGCCGAGCTTTCACGTGACATGATTGTTGTGGTGGGAGTGGCCGTGCTGGCCACTGAGCGGTTGGGTGTTTCGAAGTTGCGGCTGCGAATAGGGTTGACCTCGACAATACCCCAatcatcttcatcgtcatcatcgaccaGGCCGCTTCCGCCATTGGTGGGCTTTCCATCGTCTTGCGCCAAATTCACGCGCCACTGTCCGTCAGGCTCGATCGTAACCTGATCCAGAGATTTGGATGTGTTTGCTAAGATGTCTCTGACATATCTCGAAGGAGGGTTAGCTGGGAGACGATAACGAATCATAAGTAAAACTCACTCGTCAACAGCCAACTGCTCATATGGCGCAGACTTGTTGCAAATAGGGCAGAGCCACTGGGGACCTTGTTCCTGCAGCTGAAGGTATGACGTTGCGTCGAAGCATTGAATGTGCGAGCAGTTGACTGAGCGGCACGGGACATCGAGACGCATATAGGAAAGAGGGCATTTCAATGACAGGACTTGCGATGTGGTGACAATATCCGTGTCCGCCGCCTTTCTGCTGACTGTCATTTCTTCCTTAGCAAGGCAACAAAGCCGGAGAGGCTCACTCGGACAAACCTACTCTCTTCAATGACCTTGTGCTTTGGGATCTTCTTTCCCACCTTGATCTTTTCTGCCAGTTCCTGAGCCGACGTGATCTTGCAAGCGTAAAGAACGAGGAAGAATTTCTATACAGAAATCAGGCATCAGCAAAGGCCCGTCGGATGAGTGGTTACTCGACAGAAGCGACGTCGAAAAAACCCACCTTTTGAGTCAGCGCATAAGTGAACTCAACGAAATTCCGATAGTCGTTTTTCAGACGCAGGTAGCTTGTGACGTCGACTGGCCTTGTCGATCCCGGCTTGTTCTTCAAGCCTCTGAGGTTGGCCTTGACCTCAGTGCCATTGACCTTGATTTCCGACTGGTGGGGGAAAGAGATGTCTTGGGTGCCGCTGTCATTCTGAGCGCAGAATACCATAATGCGTAATGACTTGTCCTCGAGAACCTTGTCGACTCCCGGGTTCTCGCTGGTTCGAACCGGGATAGAGACCATGTTTCTGTGCTGGGTCATTGCTGAGTGATGGTTAGTCGGCAGGCCCCAGTGAGAAGACGGTGAGAAGATGACGTACCCTCGCAAGGCCGAACATTACCGACGCGAAACTGTATCTCGTAGAATGGGCTGTTGCTGAAGGACGGTCCTGCTAACGAATCAGTGTCTGCGGATGAATCGTAGTGTGTCCGACGTACCACCCGATCCGTGACTAGGCAGGGCAAGGCCGTTCGAGCCGCCGGGGCGAGCGGTGCGTGAGTTCCCCCAGTATTGTTGATCTTGACGCAACATGGGCACGGGGGTAGTTGCTGCGGCAGGGCGGCCTTGTTTGTGGGAGGcgggcgaagaggaggcgcCGGTTCTTGCGGTCTCGATGCTGCGTTGGATTTGTTGAAAGCGAGTCACGTCGTTGTTGTTAAAGGCCTCTTGGATCGCTAGTAGGCGGAAGAAGTCAGCCAGGGTGGATCTCAAGATGGGGAGAAAACACAGAGGTTTGCAGAATGCCGTAGTCGGCAAGAAGCAgcggagaaggaagaaggagCGCAATAGGAGGAGGGGCGGCTCACCATTGACGATGCGACCTTGCAGCGACGCCTTGACGCCACTGCTAGTAAGACCGTTCAGCTGACAGATGCTGGAAAGCTGGCGGTTGAGCAGCTGGTTGCTGTTTACCAGCTTGACCAGAGCATGCAGCTCAGGCCTCGGGATGGAGGTCATGGTTCCCGGGCGAGATGGACGAGTCGCGGTGGTGCGTTCGGTGATAGCCTCATGAAGGTTTGCGGATGCGACGTCGGATCGACTTCGGCCGGGGGGAGGAGCGCGGAGATGTCGGTGAGTGTCTCGTGGCCTTGGCTCAAATCGCTGAACTGGTTGCAGATTTGGATagggaagaaaaacaaagaaggaaagaaCGAGGACTGGCTCAAGTGGAAAGAAGAACCATGGGCGCAACCACACGAGGCAGGAGCGGCAAGGCTCGTGGTGCGCGCCGACAGGCAGGAGCAAAATGCGTGGGGAAGTtgcagtcagtcagtcgaGGAAAGCAAGGGcagggtaggtaggtagctcTGCACTGGGTGTTGTTGGCTGTTGGTGCAAATgggtgtgtggtggtggtggtggcggcagcggtagTAGGTATGAAGTGGTCGACTGCGGTGTCTTTTTTACGGCGATTTTTTCTGCGACGGGACCTGACAACCTCGACAACAATAATTGCAATGACGCTGGTGGTGCTGGACCCCAGCCTTGACTCTAACGCTCAACCGAGAAAGAGACAGCAGCGTAAGTCCAAGACAAAACGGCGATGCGAGTCGGGGCAGAACGAGGTGAGGTTAGGCCTGCCAACGGGCTATTCTTCGGGTCGGCAAAGAGTTTGATGTCATTCACGACCGGCGCCAGCTTTCTCGGCCTTTTGGGGCTCTTTGAAGACGAACTGCAGCGCCCAGTGCAGTCCGTAGTGAGGACCGGGCGTGGGAATAAACAGAGGACCAGCCGAGGACCTCAATGTCCCCATTGGGCTTCACCTTGTAGAAGAATCACAGGGCGAATGTGGCAGCCGGCGGCACCAACAGGGTCCCAAACCGGTAGGCTTTTGCAGGCTGCAGTGGACGCAGCCGCCGCTGTTTCAGCCTCTGCGTCCCCTAAACCAGGTTTGCTGCATGCCGCTCATCCATCATCGGTCTCAAGTCGACCACTTTGAATTCTTACTCACCCTTTGCAGCCAGGCAGAAAAATGCCCGTGTGAACTGAAAATGAGGTGAGACTTGGGAGTGAGGACAGCGTCTGGACGAAGTGGGGTGGCAATAGCCGGCAGGCCCCGCGGCGTGGAGGATAGGATTGAGCAGTGGCAGGCGGGTGGTCTGGCCCTTGTGAGACCCTTCCAGGGATTCCTGCAGTGTCAGTGGGCATCTTGATCGGTAGGCGGGGCTAGTCAGCGACCGCCTGTGTAAAATTTCCTACGCTCACTCACTGAAGGTGAAGACCGTTCGCTCTCACACAGTAACTTTCACACCCTCGGCGATTCCAACTCTCTGTCACTCTGCCGACCTTTACTCAGTCATTTAGTTACTCATTTGATCTCTTTGTGTCCATCATTTCATTCCCAGTCCCTCTTCTCCACGTCACCAGTCGTCCGGGCAGCATCCGCAACAATGGCCAGAAGCTCAAGATCCAGCGTTACTAAGAAGAACAACCAGAGACTCAAGGCGAATGTCTTTGGGCCTGTTGAGCAGGCGAGAGCCGAGCGTCTCTCGGCGAAGCTGCTGGAACTATCCAGGCAGCCCAagcccgagaaggaggccgatGTCAACATGGACGTTGAAGAACAGAATGATGATGGTGCGTGCTCAACCCCATAAACACCATTGCCTTTGAAATATCTACAAGAGACTAACTTGTCTACAGCGCAAATCAACGGCGATGATGCTGAGAAGAAGACTGAAAAGACCGACGATAACGGTACGTCGAATCATGCTTACCCACCCCTACACTTTACGTAGCTGACACTCGTTACAGTCATGGATGTCGACTCGGCCAAGCCCAAGCGTCGGTCTGGTAGAATCCAAAAGCAAAGGAAGAAGACGTCCAAGGTTGTTTTCCCTAAGTACAAGGACCGTCGCGGAGGTGTTCAGAAGAAGGCCTAAGCTTGTCGCTGCCGTTTTTTCATCATGCTTCTGACTTCATGGTCACTTTATGTTATGGCTGGAGAGACGCTTGTCAACGAGGCGAAAGACGGACCGCCCTGATGAGAAGTCTCGTTACGAGTGTTTCGCTTCTGAACATAGCCTATACCTCCTTGGCGTTTgtttttgtgtgtgtgtgggtaATCAAGGGACTGAATTTTTTTGCGGTTATTTGGGTGTCGTTTTTTGAACCTGCACCCAACGGAATTTGAGACTCGGTTGAAAATCGGTAGACGGAATTTGCACCAACAGGGAGTAAATCAATTACGACTCTTGAATGATGCAGAATACCTATGATCCAGTGCCAGCCCTCGACCCTCGTACCTCTTCCATTCACACCCGTTGCCTAATAATGGTTGAGAAAGCAAACACAGTCTGAGCCTCGACAGGACCTTGGTAAGCCTAGATATCTTGCTCGTATCGGCCGGGGCCTTCTGGTGCTGCAACGGGACTCGGACTTCGCTTTACCAAATTCGGCCAATCAGCGGGCGCAATACCGTCCAGCCGGGTGCGTCTCATCCCTGTGCTAGAGCTGTCACAGTGTCCTTCTCAATCTCAGCTCCTAGTCCATTATTATTACATAGCTGTGAACCTCTGGGCCACTCAACGGCTTTGCCCATTTCGGATCCAAACGACCTTGACGGAACTGCGCCGCTGGCTCGCAAGCGTCACATCCATTCTTCCTTCAACTCGCCTTACCTCGCGACCCTCACTCTTCTCGTACACCGTATCATGAATGAATGACCTAGCGGCATCTTCCTATTGCTATGCAACCATCCGCCTCCGGCCGCTGGAACACAGAGCCGACTTTCATTGTACTGGAGCCTACATCTAAGCTCCCTCTCACCTCATCAAACTGCGCTCAACGGCCACCTTGATGGACACATCAGGAAGATGTCTTTTCGTTACGGATCGGGCGCTCTGACGACCCTTCTCACGGTTGTCAACATACTGACTCCGGTGGCGATTGTCATCTTCGCGACTGGCTTCTTCCCTTACAAGCCAGTTCTCCCAGGTCTGGCCCAGTATGAGACGCTGGAGTATGGCCCGCCACCAGCTGCGCCTTTCGACCGCCTCGTATTCATGGTAGTCGATGCACTGCGAAGGTAAACGGCATCAATCAATATGCACAAGCCCGGTAAATGCTGATGATATGCATATAGCGACTTTGTGTACGTGGACGGCGCAGGCTTTACACATACTCAGGAGTAAGTGGGTGTGATCTCTGGCTGCCTTAATATCATTGACACTAGTGTAGACTTATTCGTCAAGGAGCCGCTCTGCCCTTTACTGCCTATGCTCGATCGCCGACCGTCACAATGCCAAGGATCAAGGCTATCACCACCGGCTCGATCCCGTCTTTCTTGGATGTCATTCTAAATCTTGATGAAGCCGACACATCCTCGACTTTGGCTGCTCAAGACACCTGGCTTGCTCAGATGAAGGCCAAACAAGCGGGGAAACTGGTCATGTATGGTGACGATACCTGGCTCAAGCTCTTCCCTGGAACCTTTGACCGCGCCGATGGcacctcgagcttcttcgtTGCAGTGAGTGTTTGGTATCGGTCTTATGAGCTCTTCAACTGACCCATCCCAGGACTTTACCGAGGTTGACAATAACGTCACCAGGCACATCGATACCGAACTACAGAATGATGATTGGAGTACACTGGTTCTGCATTACCTCGGCTTGGACCACATCGGACACAAATCGGGACCACGAAGGTAAGACCACCGCTGTTGGACACAGACTTCTGGACTTCTGTACTGATTGCATGACCAGCTCGCACATGGTCCCGAAACAGCATGAAATGGACGATATCGTCAAGCGCATCTACAGTGCCATGGAAAATCAAGACCACatgtcctcggccttgatggTTCTCTGTGGAGACCACGGCATGAACGACGCCGGCAACCATGGGGCATCATCTCCTGGGgagacctcgccggcgcttGTTTTCATATCGCCGAAGCTCAAGGTCTTGCAACGCCACCTGCCAGCCCCGGCCGCATTTCGGGAGGACTTTTCTTATTATACCAAGGTCGAACAGTCGGATCTCGCCCCTACGTTGGGCGCTCTTCTGGGTTTCCCGGTACCCAAGAACAACCTGGGCGCATTCATATCGGACTTCCTGCCCTTTTGGTCAGATAGTGGGTTTCTACGGCCATGAACCCGAGAGTGTCTTGACTGACGCGCTGCAGAAAACGACCAGATTCAACTACTCGTTCGCAACGCTCGCCAAATCTTGAACATCGTGACAGCGACTTTCGGTTCTGAGATGTTCGATCTCGCAACCACCTCAACGCAGAAGGCCTGCTTGAACCCGCAGGATGATGCTCAGGAGCTAGCTTGTGAATGGCATCGTGTCAATGACGCGCTCAAAGTCATGGACGACGGCCAGGGAGAACTAGATCCAGTATGGCTTGAAGCCATGTCCAAGGTTTGCAACCGCCTTGCCCCAACCCGAGGTGTAGGTTTTACTAACATCCTGCAGTGGCTCGGCAACGCTCAAGACCTCATGAGCAGCATGGCCAGCAACTATGACATGGGGAGGCTTCACGTCGGCGAAGCCGTGGCCTTCCTCGGAACAGGCTCTCTGGTCTTCGGCGCCCGGCCCAGCCTCATTCCGCTActcaccatcaccgtcatgTATGGTATCATGATGTTCGCTAGCAGCTAtgttgaagaagagcagCACTTCTGGTACTGGGCTACGTCGGCCTGGCTAGGCTCTTTGGCCGTAAAGAAGATGCAAACGTGAGCACCCCGCGAGTGGTCTGACACCATGATTCTCAAAGGTCTGACTGATACTACAGCACTCGTGCCCTTATACCAACCCTGGCCTCGCTTCTGCTAGCATTGACAGCCACAAGGCTCATCCGGGGGTGGAACCAAACCGGCCAAAAGCACGCTGGCGAGCCCGACATCGTCAAGACTTTCATCGTGGCGAACCCCTCCCTTCTCTGGGCTCTCGTCAGCTTAGCCTATCTCTTCCTGTTCGCACAAATCCGGAGGAAACTCCGTGGCTTGCCTCGCACACTCGCCACTGCCACGTCTGCCACTCTCATTCTCTCCGCATTCACGTTCAAAATCGCCTTCACCAGTGAAGACGCTCCGGAGCTCGTTACCGGCCTCCCGGCTGTCCTCAATGCCCTCACGCAGGGCCTCTCCCTCGTGGCCCGCGCCAGGGCCGTCTTCATCGGCCTTGCCGCTGTGGCAGCCTATTCAACTTACCTCGCTCTATCCGACCCGTTCACCGAGGCGAGACACACGTCTCCTTTACTCCACCACCTCACGACCCTCCTCCTTGCAACCCAGTCCCGCGTGACAAACAtcccgctcctcctcctcttcaccttccagctccccttcctcgcctccctcgacctcgacctgcccgCGCTCTCCACGACttccctgctgctgcagtaCGCCTCATTCTTCGCCTTTGGCGGCACCAATGCCATATCCTCCGTCGATCTCTCGAGCGCCTATaacggcgtcgccggcttcagcgtcgtcgccgtcggggcTCTGACGTTTGTGAGCAACTGGGCCGGGCCGATCTATTGGGCCTCCGCCACgaacctgctgctgcttcagTACCGCAACCGCAGGGCGGGCAGCGACGAGGGGAGGGACGTGTTTCTACGGCACGTCGGTCATATGACGCTCTTCACGGCATGCAGCGTCGGTTTCATCATGGTGGCGTGCGAGGCACTGCGGACACACCTGTTTGTCTGGACCGTCTTCTCACCAAAGTACCTGTACTGCATGGCCTGGAGCATTGGGCAACATCTCGTCGTAAACATCATTGTCTCTGGCCTACTTTATCGCTTAGGATCCGCATGACCGGCCTTCATCAGAGAGCCGGAAACCCAATCTGTGGTA
The genomic region above belongs to Colletotrichum higginsianum IMI 349063 chromosome 2, whole genome shotgun sequence and contains:
- a CDS encoding MIZ/SP-RING zinc finger, producing MTSIPRPELHALVKLVNSNQLLNRQLSSICQLNGLTSSGVKASLQGRIVNGEPPLLLLRSFFLLRCFLPTTAFCKPLCFLPILRSTLADFFRLLAIQEAFNNNDVTRFQQIQRSIETARTGASSSPASHKQGRPAAATTPVPMLRQDQQYWGNSRTARPGGSNGLALPSHGSGGPSFSNSPFYEIQFRVGNVRPCEAMTQHRNMVSIPVRTSENPGVDKVLEDKSLRIMVFCAQNDSGTQDISFPHQSEIKVNGTEVKANLRGLKNKPGSTRPVDVTSYLRLKNDYRNFVEFTYALTQKKFFLVLYACKITSAQELAEKIKVGKKIPKHKVIEEISRKAADTDIVTTSQVLSLKCPLSYMRLDVPCRSVNCSHIQCFDATSYLQLQEQGPQWLCPICNKSAPYEQLAVDEYVRDILANTSKSLDQVTIEPDGQWRVNLAQDDGKPTNGGSGLVDDDDEDDWGIVEVNPIRSRNFETPNRSVASTATPTTTIMSRESSAMPRGVGTTSGKRLHSDRVTIDLTLSDDDEPVAPPPKRQQLQGPGSYTNGYGSGLPY
- a CDS encoding GPI ethanolamine phosphate transferase translates to MSFRYGSGALTTLLTVVNILTPVAIVIFATGFFPYKPVLPGLAQYETLEYGPPPAAPFDRLVFMVVDALRSDFVYVDGAGFTHTQELIRQGAALPFTAYARSPTVTMPRIKAITTGSIPSFLDVILNLDEADTSSTLAAQDTWLAQMKAKQAGKLVMYGDDTWLKLFPGTFDRADGTSSFFVADFTEVDNNVTRHIDTELQNDDWSTLVLHYLGLDHIGHKSGPRSSHMVPKQHEMDDIVKRIYSAMENQDHMSSALMVLCGDHGMNDAGNHGASSPGETSPALVFISPKLKVLQRHLPAPAAFREDFSYYTKVEQSDLAPTLGALLGFPVPKNNLGAFISDFLPFWSDKNDQIQLLVRNARQILNIVTATFGSEMFDLATTSTQKACLNPQDDAQELACEWHRVNDALKVMDDGQGELDPVWLEAMSKWLGNAQDLMSSMASNYDMGRLHVGEAVAFLGTGSLVFGARPSLIPLLTITVMYGIMMFASSYVEEEQHFWYWATSAWLGSLAVKKMQTTRALIPTLASLLLALTATRLIRGWNQTGQKHAGEPDIVKTFIVANPSLLWALVSLAYLFLFAQIRRKLRGLPRTLATATSATLILSAFTFKIAFTSEDAPELVTGLPAVLNALTQGLSLVARARAVFIGLAAVAAYSTYLALSDPFTEARHTSPLLHHLTTLLLATQSRVTNIPLLLLFTFQLPFLASLDLDLPALSTTSLLLQYASFFAFGGTNAISSVDLSSAYNGVAGFSVVAVGALTFVSNWAGPIYWASATNLLLLQYRNRRAGSDEGRDVFLRHVGHMTLFTACSVGFIMVACEALRTHLFVWTVFSPKYLYCMAWSIGQHLVVNIIVSGLLYRLGSA